Below is a genomic region from Burkholderiales bacterium.
ACCACAGCGCGCGCACGCCGGACGCGGCCGGCGACCAGCGCGGCGTTCCGGCAGGACCTTCGTACGGATCGCGGACGAGATGGGCCTCGCGATCGGTCGCGTCCTCGATCGCCGCGGCGAGCCGCAGGCTCGAAGCGGTGACGGTGCCGGCGCGCTCGACCAGCGCGCGGTAATACGGCGTGAGGTCGTGCGGCCGAGAGAAATAATCGTCGCAGACGTCGACCACGGTCGCGACGGCTCGCTCGTGCGCGCGCTCGAGCAGCGCGATGACCTCATGGGGCTCGGTATGGTTCTTGGCGACCACCAGCGCGTCGGCGTCGCGCAGCGCGGGGTGCGCATCGTCGATGGCCTCGCCGGGTGACAGGGCGTACCAGTCGCAGGTATGGCCGCGCTCGCGCAGCGCCTGTAACGGTATGGCGGCGCGATAGCGATAGCTCGCGAGGTCGGACAGGAGATCGGGCGACGAACGCTCGACGTTCGTTCCGGAGACGATCCAGCGGATGCGCATGACGCGGCTAGAATACCCGCAAGACACGAAGAGGAGCATGGCCGTGAGCGATCTCGCCGATCTTTTGAAAGCACCCGGAGCCGCCGTCGAGGCCGACGACGATTTCGAGGCGATCAACGCGCTGTATATGGAGCGCGGCTGGAGCGACGGCCTGCCGATCGTGCCGCCGACCGCGGCGCGGGTCGAGAAGATGCTCGCGTACTGCGACCGCCCGTGGAACGAATCGATCGCGAAGATCGCGCCGCGCTACGGCGAAGCGACGCCGCTGCGTCTGGCGGCGAACGCGGTCATGGCGGGCTGCCGCCCCGAATACTTTCCGCTCCTCGTGCTCGCCGTGGAAGCGCTGTGCGAAGAGCCTTTCAACCTGTACGGCATCCAGGCGACGACGCATCCGGTCGCGCCGCTCGTCATCGTCAACGGCCCGGTCGCGCGAGAGCTCGGCATGAACGGCGGACACAACGCTTTCGGCCCCGGCAACCATGCGAACGCCACGATGGGGCGCGCGATCAGGCTCGCCCTGCTCAACATCGGCGGCGCGATCCCCGGCGCCGGCGACATGTCCACGATGGGCGCGCCGTCGAAGTACAGCTTTTTCGTGTGCGAGAACGAGGAAGGAAACCCCTGGGAGACGCTCGCCGTCGAGCGCGGCTTCGCGGCCGATACGACGACGATCACGGTGGTCGGCGGCGAGCCGCCCCACAACGTCAACGACCACGAAAGCCTTTCGGCCGAAGGGATCCTGACCACGGTCGCGGGAACGATGGCGACGACGGGCAACAACGACGTCTATTACGACGCCCAACCGCTGGTGATCTTCGGCCCCGAGCACGCCAAGACCGTCGCGGACGGCGGCTATTCCAAGGCCGAAGCCAAACGCTTTCTCCAGCAGCACGCCAACCTGGCGATGAATCGCTTCTCGAAGGAGAACATCGAGCGCCGCTTTCGTTCCGGCCCGTTCAAGGCGCGCTACGGCGAGGCGCCGCTCGATACGCTCATCCCGATGGTCGAGCGCGCGGAGAACATCATCGTCGCGGTGATCGGCGGCGCGGGCAAGCATTCGGCGATCGTGCCGACGTTCGGCGCCACCAGGTCGGTGACGCTGCCGCTGCGCACGCAGGAAGGGCAGCTCGCGAAGAGCGTCAAGGATTTCAAGCGGTAAAATACGCGGTGCGTTATCACGCACCCTACGTGTCGATCGCGGTCGATCCGTAGGGTGCGCGTAAGCGCACCGCGCCGTTCAGGCGCGCGATAGCGCGCCCAAGACCTTGTCCGCGGTGAACGGCACCGACCGCAGCCGAACCCCCGTCGCATCGTAGATCGCATTCGCGATCGCCGACGGCACCACCGCCGCCGCGGGCTCGCCCGCGCCCCACGGCGCCTCGCTCGGCCGGTCGATGAGGTCGATCGCGATCTGCGGCACGTCGGGGAAGCGCAGGATCGGATAGCTCTCCCAGTCGACGCTGGTGACGCGCGAGCGGTCGAACTTGACCTCCTCGATCAAGGTGCGGCTCACCGTCTGCACGATGTTGCCTTCGATCTGGTTCTTCAGCCCGTCCGGGTTGATGATCTGGCCGCAGTCGTGCGCGCAGTAGAAGTTCGTCACTTTCACCGCGCCGGTCTTGCGGTTCACCTCGACGTCGGCGACGACCGCGACGTAAGTGCGCACGAGCTCGTACTTGATGTACGAGAAGCCGCGTCCGCGGGCGACGTCGCCGCTGTCGCGGCCGCTGCTCTTGCCAAATGAGCGCGGCGTCCACTGCGCGAGCCTGGCGGCGCGCTCGATGCACTCGGCGCCCCGCGCGTCCTTGAGGTGCTTCAGCCGGTACTGGATCGGATCCGCCCCGGCCGCCGCCGCGACCTCGTCGATGAAGCTCTCGTTCGCATAGGTGTTCTGCATGCGGCCCGGCGTGCGTATCCACGACGGCTTGAACGGCGTGTGCTCGAGCCAGTGCGCGGTCGCTTTCACGTTGGGGAAAGCGTACGGGATCGCGAGCGCCTGGTGGATGTTGCCGGGGAATGCGAGATCCTTCGGCATGCCGGCAAGCTCTGCGGCGACGAGTGTTACCTCGAAGCCTTTCGGCCGGTCCGGGATGTACACGTGCGAGTCCCACGCGACGACGTTGCCGTTCGAGTCGATTGCCGCCGAGTGCTCGAGCAGCGTCGGCGGTCCTTTGGGATCCCAGCCGTGCTCGTCCTGCCGGCTCCATTGCACGCGCACCGGGCGGCCGAGCTCGGTCGCGAGCAGCGCCGCGTCCGCGGCGGCGTCCTCATGGCCGTTGCGGCCGTAACAGCCCGCACCTTCGACGTACACGCAGCGCACGTGGTCGGGCTTCATCGAGAACATGTTGGCGAGCTGCTTCTTCAGCATGTGCGTCGCCTGCGACGCGCTCCACACCGTGAGGCGGCCGTCCTTGTATTCCGCGATGGCGCACGACGGGCCGATCGAGCCGTGGGTATGGATCGCGAAGTCGTAGGTCGCGTGCAGCGTCTTGCCGGTTTTCATCGCGTCGGCGGCGTTGCCGACGTTCTGGAAGACCTCCTCCTTGACGACGTTGGTCGAGCGCACGTGCTCCCACAGCTTCGAAGGATCGGGCAAGCCCTGCCAGTCCGACCATTTCGCCTGGATCGCATCGGCGCAGCGGATCGCCCCCCATTCGTCCTTCGCGACTGCGGCGAGGAAGTTGCCTTTGCGCACCGTCGCAAGGTAGCCGGGAAGCTTCTTCGCCGCGCTGTCGTCGTACGCAACGAGGTCGGCCTTGAGCGCCGCAGGCCGCACCACGCGCGCGTGCACCATGCCCGGGACTTTGACGTCCTGCATGTAGGTGAACCTGCCGTACACCTTGTCGGGAATGTCGAAGCGGCGTATCGGCTTGCCGACGATGGCGTAGGTCGCGGGCGGTTTGAGCGCGACCTTGTCGTTCACCTTGGTCTCGAAGTGGCTGCCGCCGATGAGCTGGGCATAGGGCACGCTCGCGCCGCCGCCGAGGCGCATCACCGCGCCGTCCTTGGCATAGACGCCGTCGCGCGCGAGATTGAGCTTTTGCGCGCCGCGGTCGAGCAGCGCTTCGCGCGCGGTTGCGCACGCGCGGCGGATCTGCATGCCGCCGAGCTGTATGGTGAGGCTGCCCCAGGTCTGGCCCTGGTCGGGTGTCAGGGCGGTGTCGCCCTGCACCAGCGTCACGCGCTCCAGCGGTACGCACAGCTCTTCAGCGGCGATCTGCGACAGCGCGGTCGAGACGCCGGTGCCGAGATCGACCTTGCCCGAATACACCGTGACGCGGCCGTTGCCGTCGATCGCGACGAAGCCGTCGACTTCGTTGGCGGCGACGGTCTTGGTCGCCGTCGCGGCGGCGCCCGCGATCGTCGGCGCCACGCTGAAGGTGACGACGAGCGCGCCGGAAGCTTTGAGGAATTCGCGTCGGGTGAGGATCGTATCGTTCATGACCGTCCTCCTTACGCGGCCTCGGACGCGCGCTTGATCGCGCGAACGATGCGCACGTGCGTGCCGCAGCGGCAGAGATTGCCGGCGAGCGCCTGGCGGATCTCGTCCTCGGTGGGTTTCCTGTTGCGGTCGAGGAGGGTCTTCGCCTGCATGATCATGCCGTTGATGCAATAGCCGCACTGCACCGCCTGCTCCTCGACGAACGCGCGCTGCAGCGGATGCGGCTTCTGCGGCGTGCCGATGCCTTCGAGGGTGAGGATGGTCTTGCCGGCGGCTTCGGACACCGGGATGGAGCACGAGCGCACGGCGCGCCCGTTCATCTCGACGGTGCACGCGCCGCACTGGCCGAGGCCGCAGCCGAAGCGCGGACCGTGCAGGTCGAGATCGTTGCGCAGAACGTACAGGAGCGGGGTCCTGGGATCGTCGACGCGCACGGCGTGTGACCGGCCGTTGACGCGTAGCGTGTAGTTGGCGGCCATCGTTGTCTCCTCCTGTGGGGCGGCAAAACGACTCTAGACCCACCGCCGGCCGCGGGCAACTTCCCCGTCATTCCCGACCCGCGCCAGCGGGAGCTATCGGGAATCCATTTTGATGTCGAAGCCGAAATGGATTCTCGCCTTCGCGAGAATGACGATCACATTTCGCCGAGCGCGCGATTCACCCGCGGCATGACCTCGGTCGCCATCAGCTCCATCGAGCGCTTCGCGAGCACGGGGTCGTGCCAGTCGTGGCCGACGTAGAGCAGCGTGCCGAAAGGCCCGACGTTGTTCCTGAGGCCGACGATTTTCTCCGCGACCGTTTCCGGCGTGCCGTAGATCGGCAGGCGATTGAGCACGTACTCGAGCGTGCATTCCGAATCGGGCATCGCGAGGTCGTGCTTGAACGTGTCGAGCATGCCGCGCGCGCGGCGCTTGGCCATGAGGTTCCAGAAGTAGAAGCCGTAAGCGCCGTTCGGATCGAGCGCGTAGCGCTTCGCCGTCGCTTCGTCGTCGGCCACGAAGATGCTGCGCGCGACGCGCCAGTCCTCGCCGCGGATCGCGTGGCCGCCGCGCTCGCAGCCTTCCTTGTAGGTCGGCCAGTGCGTCGCGAGCCAGTGCGGGTGGATGAAGTTCGCCGAGATCGGCTTCCATCCGCGTGCCGCCGCCGCTGCGAGGCCTTTGGAGTTCGGCACCACGACCGTGATGACGATCGGCGGATGCGGCTGCTGATAGGGCTTCAGCATGCAGCCCTGACCCGCCTCGGCGAGCAGCGTGCGGCGCGTGGAGAGCTTCCAGAACTTGCCGTCGATGTCGTACGGCGGCTCGCCCGCCCACAGCGCGAGGATCTGATCGGCGCACTCGACGAACATCGAGTTGCGGTCGGCGTCGAGGTTCTCGAATATCTCCCAGTCGGAGCGCAGGCCGCCGGGACCGATGCCGAGGATGAAGCGCCCTTCGAGCATGTGGTCGATCATCGCGACGTGCGCCGCGAGCTGCGCGGGATGGCTGTTCGGCAGGTTGAGCGTGCCGGGGCCGAGCTTGATCTGCTTCGTGTCGTGCGCGACGCTCGCGATGAACGACAGCGGCGAAGGAATCGTCTCGCACACGTCGGTGATGTGCTCGCCGATGAACGCTTCGATATAGCCGAGCCGGTCGGCCAGCAGGATCGCTTCGCGATCCTCCTTCAGCGTCTGCGTGTAGTTGCGCGTCTGGGGGTGGATCGGCATGGTGAAGTAACCCAGCTTCATCGTGCTGCCTCTATAGGGTAACGATCATGAACCGCAAAGGACGCAAAGGACGCCAAGGAAAAGCGAAAGAATGCGTAGGGTGCGTTAGCGCCAGCGTAACGCACCGCACCCTTTCGTAGGGTGCGCGCGAGCGCACCGGGGTCCTTTGCGGTGCGTTATCACGCACCCTACGGTCTCTGTCCCACGACCGGTGGGGTAAACAACGCAGCCACTTCGTTGCTGCGCGCCTTTGCGACGTAGCGCTTCGCATCTTCGGGCAGCAGGTAGCGCTGCTCGACCAGCTTCTGCACCGCGGCTTCGTAGCGCTTCACGTAGTCGGCGTGGCTGCCGTAGCGTTCCTCGATCGAAGCCCGCGGGTCGTTGCGCGCGGCGCGCTCGGCGCGGGTGCGCGCGAAAGGCGCGTACGTGCCGTCGCGGTCGCACAGCTCGCCCTCGGGGAACGGCGTGCGATAGAGGTTCCAGCCGGTGTGCGTGCCGAGCGGCACCGCGATGTCGGGGAGCTTCACCCCGGCGAGCTCGTTGCCGTCGGCGTCGACCTGCGGCACGAGCGGCCGGTACGGCTTCGCCATGTCGATCGAGGGGCGCGTCCAGTCGGTGATGACGCCGATCTCGTTCATGAGGCGCGCGACGGTGACTTCCGGAATCGCCGGAAAGCCGAGCTGCGCCGGCAGCGTGAGCGTCGCGTCGGCGAGGCGAGGCACGTTCGACGGCGGCGGCGCCTTGCCGTCGACCCATTCGTCGAGCGCGACGAAGAGCGCGCGCTGCAACGGTATCGGGTTGTGCGGGTTGCGCGGGTTCGTGCAGCTCCCTTTGGTCGAGGTCATGTACGCGCCGGCGTTGTGCTGGGTGCCGGTCACGAGGTAGGAACGGGCGTTGGAAGGCAGCTCGATATCGCCGGTGCCGAGCGGATCGGTCGTCAGCAGCGATGCGCCTTTCTGCCAGTACTCGGTGGAAGTGTTGGTCTCCATCCACAGCGGATCGAAACCGTCGTTGCGAAAGAGGCCGCCGGTCCTGCGCGTCACCGGATCGGTCAGGCGCGCGGTGGAAAAGGGGAACGCCGCTTCGGGAAACGTGTGGTCTTCGTGCTGCGTGCTGGTGCGGTTGGGCTGGCCGAACTCTTCGTTGAGGAAGACGCCGCCCACGCCCGCGGTGTGCGCCATCACCCCGTCGAACACCTTGCGCTGCGCTTCGTCCTGGTTGAAGCCGTCGCGCACGAAATCGCGCAGGAAACGCCCACTCTGCGACGAGCCGTACGCGAGCGCGCGCGTCATCTTCGTTCCCGCCGGGTTCGGCGTGCCTTTGGCATCGCGCGCATCGTTACGCAGGAACGCGACGAAGTCTCGCGTCGCGGCCATGCCGATGCCGAGCACGCGCGGGTTCTTCGCCGGATATTGCAGCTCGTAGATCGAGCCCGGCTCGGGCTTGCCGCCGGTGAGCTGGATCGTGCGCGCATCGGCGTAGCGCCACGCGGTGGCCGCGACCTCGCGGCGCTGACCGTCATCGGTCCGGCGCACCGTGAGCCTGGCGGCGTTGGTGTCGAGGCTCGCCGCTTCGTACGTGAGCCTGAAGCTGTTGCCGTCGGCGCGCGAGCCGCCGTCGCCTTCGTCGCGCGCGCGCGTGCCGCTCACGAACTCTTCGCGGATGCGACGCATGATCGCGGCGCCGTTGTTGGTCGCGACGACCGGTTTCATGCGCAGCCCCGGCGCATCGGGATCCCAGCCGCTCCATGCGAAGGTGTACCCCTGCCGGAAGAACAGGCCGTCGCCGACGTCCGCGGCGACCTTGGGATCGTTGGTGCGGCTCTTGGCTTCGGTGAAGCGCGCATGGAAGTTCATCCGGCCGCGGTTGTTGACGTCGTAGATGAGCTTGCCGTTGCGCTTCGCAGGGTCCGCCGGCCGCATGATGAAGAAATCGGCTTCGTATTCGACGCGGCCCGCAGCATTGCGCGGCGCGCGGTCGAGGTTGACGATCACCGCGTTGCGCGGGTCGCGGGGATCGAGCTCTCCCCTGAACGTGCCCTTCACTTTTTCGTAAGCGCCACCGTCGCCGAACGCGGTTCCCGGCGCGAAAGGCTCGACGGATTCGATCTCGATGGTCGTGATGCGTGCGTAGGCGGTCGTCGACATGAGCGCAAGAGTGCACGCGAGCGTGCGCGTGGTCGGGTTCATCGGGGTCCTCCCCAGGGCGGTTTATGTTACTGCGTAATTTACTGCCGAGGGCGGAGTCGCCGCACCGCGGCTAACGCGCCCTACGCAACGGCATCGATGCCCAGCGCCTGCGCGAGCACGCTGCGCATCCGATCCCAGTGCGAGCCTTCCCAGTAGATCCGGTCGCAGCCGGGGCAGTGCATGAACTGCCGGTATTGCGCCTGGATGCGCTCGGGCACTTTCGCGGCAACTGCCGAAGGATCCGCCGGCTGCAAAGGCAGGTTGCAGTGCAGGCACAGCGCGAACGGCTTCATGTGCTCGGCGAGCGGGTAACGCTGCGCCATCTCGGCGAGCTGCTTCTCGGGTTTGAGCGCGCGCACGAACGCGCCGCGCATGACGTCGCGGCGCTTCAAAAGCTCGCGGTCGCGCGTGAGCACCACGCGCCGCTCGATCGAAGCGATATCGGCGATCTGCGGGTCGTTCAGGGCGTTGTCGTAGATCGTGTCGAAGCCGAGCATGCGCAGCATGCGTCCCAGGCCGCCGAGGTGCGCGTCGGCGACGAAGGCGAGCGGCGTCTCGAAAGGCGCCGCGCCGGGCGCGTGCGTGAAAACCTCGACCTCGTCGTGCTCACGCACCGTGCGGTCGAGCGTGGCCGCCGAGCCGTTGACGGTGATGCGGCCGATCTCGGTGTGCGGCACGCCGAGCGCCTCGATCGCCTGCTTCATCGTCGCGGCGCGCGCGTATTCGTGGACGATCGTCGCGCCGCGCTGCTCGCGCGGCAGGAACAGGTCGAGCTCGGGCGCGAACGTGAACGTTGCCGCGCTCAACGGGAGGGGCCGCAATCCGTTATCATGGGGGTCTTCCGTTCCAAATCCCTCCAGGTATTCATTCCATGGCTCAGTACGTCTATACGATGCGCAGGGTCGGCAAGGTCGTTCCGCCGAAGCGCGTCATTCTGAAGGACATCTCTCTCTCGTTTTTCCCCGGCGCCAAGATCGGCGTGCTCGGGCTGAACGGCTCGGGCAAGTCGAGCCTGCTGCGCATCATGGCGGGCGTCGACAAGGATTTCGAGGGCGAAGCGATACCCATGCCCAACATGCGTGTGGGTTTCCTGCCGCAGGAGCCGCACCTCGATCCGGAAAAGGACGTGCGCGGCAACGTCGAGGAAGGCGTGGGCGAGACGATGGATCTCCTCACGCGCTTCAACGAGATCAGCGACAAGTTCGCCGAGCCGATGGACGACGACGAGATGGCGAAGCTGCTCGAAGAGCAGGGCGAGCTCCAGGCCAAGATCGACGCCGCCAACGGCTGGGAGATCGAGCGCAAGCTCGAAGTCGCCGCCGACGCGCTGCGGCTGCCGGCGTGGGACGCCGACGTCGAGACGCTCTCGGGCGGCGAGCGCCGCCGCGTCGCGCTGTGCCGGCTGCTGCTCTCCGAGCCCGACATGCTCCTCCTCGACGAGCCCACCAACCACCTCGACGCGCTTTCGGTGCAGTGGCTGGAGCAGTTCCTCGAGCGCTATCCCGGCACGGTGGTCGCAGTCACGCACGATCGCTACTTCCTCGACAACGCCGCCGGCTGGATCCTCGAGCTCGACCGCGGCTACGGCATTCCGTACGAAGGCAACTATTCGTCTTGGCTGGAGCAGAAAGAGCAGCGGCTGGAGATCGAAGCGAAGCAGGAGACCGCGCGCATCAAGACGATGCAGCAGGAACTGGAGTGGGTGCGCTCGAACCCCAAAGCGCGCCAAGCGAAGAGCAAGGCGCGTCTCGCCCGCTTCGAAGAGCTGCAATCGCAGGAGTTCCAGAAGCGCAACGAGACCAACGAGATCTACATTCCGCCCGGCCCGCATCTGGGCGACCTCGTCATCGAAGCCGAGAACCTGAAGAAGTCGTTCGGCGATCGCGTGCTCTTCGACAACGTCTCGTTTCGGCTTCCTCGCGGCGGCATCGTCGGCATCATCGGGCCGAACGGGGCGGGCAAGACGACGCTCTTTCGCATGCTGACGGGCGTCGAGAAGCCGGACAGCGGGACCTTGCGCATCGGCGAGTCGGTGAAGATCGCGTACGTCGACCAGAGCCGCGACGCGCTCGACGACAGCAAGACGGTGTGGGAAGAGATCTCCGACGGTCTCGACATGCTCACCGTCGGCAACTACAGCACCTCGAGCCGCGGCTACGTGGGACGCTTCAACTTCAAGGGCACCGACCAGCAGAAGATGGTCGGCCAGCTTTCGGGCGGCGAGCGCAACCGGCTGCACCTCGCGAAGGTGCTCAAGGCGGGCGGCAACGTGCTGCTCCTCGACGAGCCGACCAACGACCTCGACGTCGAGACGCTGCGCGCGCTGGAGGAAGCGCTGCTCGATTTCCCCGGCTGCGCGGTCGTCATCTCGCACGATCGGTGGTTCCTCGACCGCATCGCGACCCACATCCTCGCGTTCGAAGGCGAGAGCCAGGTGGTGTGGTTCGAGGGCAATTACGCCGAGTACATGGAAGACCGGCGCAAGCGCCTGGGCGAAGAGGCCGACAAGCCGCATCGCATCAAGTACAAGGCTTTGATGTAACCAGAAACGGTCATCGCGAGGAGCGATAGCGACGCGGCGATCTCGTGGCGCACGTCTCGGACGCTCTGGGATTGCTTCGTCACTCCGTTCCTCGCAATGACACCTTCCGGAGATCCTCGACGAACCGCGCGTACTCCTCCGCCTGCCGCGCTTCGGGCACTCGGAGGAGATACGACGGATGCACCGTCACCAGCACCTGCGTGTCGTCCGACACGCGCATCAAAGACCCGCGATTCTTCTGTACCGCCGTCGGACGTCCGAGCACCGAGTGCGCCGCCGTCGCACCCATGGCGACGATCAGGCGCGGCTGGACCAGCGCGATCTCGCGTTCCAGCCATGGCCGGCACGCTTCGATCTCCTGTTGCGCGGGCGTCTTGTGGATGCGCCGCCGGCCGCGCGGCTCGAACTTGAAGTGCTTCACCGCGTTCGTCACGTAGACGGCCGCGCGTTCGATACCTGCCTGCGCGAGCCCGCGATCGAAGAGCCGGCCCGCGGGACCGACGAACGGCCGGCCGGCGAGATCCTCCTGGTCGCCCGGCTGCTCGCCGACGAACATCACCGAAGCGTTTTCGGATCCTTCGCCGAACACCGTCTGTGTCGCTTTCTTGCACAGCGCACACGCAGTGCAGCGCCTCGCGGCGCGCGCGATCGTGGCGAGCGAGTCGAGGTCGTGCTCGGCGACGTCAGCGGCATGCGCCGGCGCGCGCAAGCGCGGAGTCGACGCGGGCTCCTCGATCATGCGCTGTGTCGCGCGCGGCGCCGAGGCAATTAGCGACGTGATGAGCCCGGCCTCCGGCAGATTGCGCCAGTACCTGGCAGGCATGTGCGCGCGCATCGTGTCGGTCTTCAGGCGCGCGGGATTGAAGATGCTCGCGTAGTAGGTGCGCCACAGGCTTTCCAGCGCGTCGCCGTCGGGCGCGTCCGCGCGCTCGGCGCCGGGGCCGAAGCGCAACGCATCGCCGTCCCAGTGCGCGCTCACGCGCGGCGTGAGGATCGAGAACCTCATCGCGGCGAAGCGGCGCACGAAGAACGGTGCGGCCGCTTCGAGCGTGTGATGCACGGGCTCGAACCACGCGACGTAGACCGGGCCGTCGTCGGTCGGCACTTCGCGAAAGCGCACGAACGCATGCGTCTTGTGGATCTCGCGCGAGACCGCGTCTTCCATGGCGCGTGCTCGCGCCACGTCGGCGTCGCTCGCGACGTCCATCAGCTTCGGCTCGGCGCGCAACCGCCAGAGCAGACGGTAGAGCAGGGCGAAACGTGCGGGATCGCTGTGCAGGATCGCGCGCCGGGCGAGCGACAGGTAGGACCGGGGGACTTTGAAACCGGGGTCAGACCCCGAAACAACGGGGTCTGACCCCAAGACGGGGTCTGACCCCAGCAGCGTCGCTGCGCCGCCGACCACCCAGTCGACGTCCTCCGGGCGCGCCGCGTCCGCGACCAGCGACCGCGCCGCGTCTCGCCAGCCGTCGAAGTCGATCTCGCTCGCCAGCCGGACGAGCCGCATCAGAACAATGCGAGCTGCTCGGTGCGCCGCGCGCTGCCGGCGAGCTTCTCGCTGTCGAGCGCGCTGTACGCGCGATGGTCCGCCGTCACCACGAACGGCAGCGCTTTCGACAGCGGCACCTTCAGCCGCGCGAGGTCGTCGCTGCGGATCGCGCGCACGCGCCGGGCTTTGAGGATGCGCGCCACCGTGCGCGTGCCGAATCCGGGCACGCGCAGCAGCATCTCTCTGTCCGCGCGGTTGACGTCGACCGGAAAGCGCTCGCGATGCGCGAGCGCCCAGGCGAGCTTGGGATCGATGTCGAGGTCGAGCATGCCGTCTTCGGCGACGACGATCTCGCTCGAGCCGAAGCCGTAGAAGCGCATCAGCCAGTCCGCCTGATACAGCCGGTGCTCGCGCACGAGCGGCGGCGCCTTCAGAGGCAGCGCGGCGTTGGAATCGGGAATCGGGCTGAACGCCGAGTAATACACTCGCTTCAGCTTGTAGGCGCCGTACAGGTTCGCGCTGGTCTCGATGATCGCGCGGTCGTCGCTCGCGTCGGCGCCGACGATCATCTGAGTGCTCTGTCCGGCCGGCGTGAAAACGGGCGGTTTTTGCTTCGCCTTTTTCGCATCCTCGCGCTCGTCGAGCCGCACGCGCACGCGCGCCATCGAGCGGCGGATCGCACCGGCGTCTTTTTCGGGCGCGAGCCGCGTGAGGCCCGCTTCGGTCGGCAGCTCGATGTTGATGCTCAGGCGGTCGGCGTAGCGCCCGGCCTCGGCGATGAGCTCCGGGCTCGCGTCGGGTATGGTCTTCAGATGGATGTAGCCGCGGAAGTGATGTTCCTCGCGCAAGGAGCGCGCGACGCGTATCACCTCCTCCATCGTGTAATCGGGGCTTCTGATGATTCCGGAGGAAAGAAACAAACCTTCGATATAGTTGCGGCGGTAGAAGTCGAGCGTGAGCTTGACGAGCTCCGGCACGGTGAAGCGTGCGCGAGGGACGTTGCTCGAGATGCGGTTGACGCAATACAGGCAGTCGTAGGTGCAGAAGTTGGTGAGCAGCACCTTGAGGAGCGAGATGCAGCGGCCGTCGGGCGCGTAGCTGTGGCAGATGCCCATGCCCTCGGTCGAGCCGATGCCTTTGCCGTCGGCAGAATCGCGCTTCGAGGTGCCGCTGGACGCGCAACTGGCGTCGTACTTGGCGGCGTCGG
It encodes:
- a CDS encoding molybdopterin cofactor-binding domain-containing protein; this encodes MNDTILTRREFLKASGALVVTFSVAPTIAGAAATATKTVAANEVDGFVAIDGNGRVTVYSGKVDLGTGVSTALSQIAAEELCVPLERVTLVQGDTALTPDQGQTWGSLTIQLGGMQIRRACATAREALLDRGAQKLNLARDGVYAKDGAVMRLGGGASVPYAQLIGGSHFETKVNDKVALKPPATYAIVGKPIRRFDIPDKVYGRFTYMQDVKVPGMVHARVVRPAALKADLVAYDDSAAKKLPGYLATVRKGNFLAAVAKDEWGAIRCADAIQAKWSDWQGLPDPSKLWEHVRSTNVVKEEVFQNVGNAADAMKTGKTLHATYDFAIHTHGSIGPSCAIAEYKDGRLTVWSASQATHMLKKQLANMFSMKPDHVRCVYVEGAGCYGRNGHEDAAADAALLATELGRPVRVQWSRQDEHGWDPKGPPTLLEHSAAIDSNGNVVAWDSHVYIPDRPKGFEVTLVAAELAGMPKDLAFPGNIHQALAIPYAFPNVKATAHWLEHTPFKPSWIRTPGRMQNTYANESFIDEVAAAAGADPIQYRLKHLKDARGAECIERAARLAQWTPRSFGKSSGRDSGDVARGRGFSYIKYELVRTYVAVVADVEVNRKTGAVKVTNFYCAHDCGQIINPDGLKNQIEGNIVQTVSRTLIEEVKFDRSRVTSVDWESYPILRFPDVPQIAIDLIDRPSEAPWGAGEPAAAVVPSAIANAIYDATGVRLRSVPFTADKVLGALSRA
- a CDS encoding (2Fe-2S)-binding protein, with protein sequence MAANYTLRVNGRSHAVRVDDPRTPLLYVLRNDLDLHGPRFGCGLGQCGACTVEMNGRAVRSCSIPVSEAAGKTILTLEGIGTPQKPHPLQRAFVEEQAVQCGYCINGMIMQAKTLLDRNRKPTEDEIRQALAGNLCRCGTHVRIVRAIKRASEAA
- a CDS encoding LLM class flavin-dependent oxidoreductase, producing the protein MKLGYFTMPIHPQTRNYTQTLKEDREAILLADRLGYIEAFIGEHITDVCETIPSPLSFIASVAHDTKQIKLGPGTLNLPNSHPAQLAAHVAMIDHMLEGRFILGIGPGGLRSDWEIFENLDADRNSMFVECADQILALWAGEPPYDIDGKFWKLSTRRTLLAEAGQGCMLKPYQQPHPPIVITVVVPNSKGLAAAAARGWKPISANFIHPHWLATHWPTYKEGCERGGHAIRGEDWRVARSIFVADDEATAKRYALDPNGAYGFYFWNLMAKRRARGMLDTFKHDLAMPDSECTLEYVLNRLPIYGTPETVAEKIVGLRNNVGPFGTLLYVGHDWHDPVLAKRSMELMATEVMPRVNRALGEM
- a CDS encoding alpha/beta hydrolase domain-containing protein, yielding MNPTTRTLACTLALMSTTAYARITTIEIESVEPFAPGTAFGDGGAYEKVKGTFRGELDPRDPRNAVIVNLDRAPRNAAGRVEYEADFFIMRPADPAKRNGKLIYDVNNRGRMNFHARFTEAKSRTNDPKVAADVGDGLFFRQGYTFAWSGWDPDAPGLRMKPVVATNNGAAIMRRIREEFVSGTRARDEGDGGSRADGNSFRLTYEAASLDTNAARLTVRRTDDGQRREVAATAWRYADARTIQLTGGKPEPGSIYELQYPAKNPRVLGIGMAATRDFVAFLRNDARDAKGTPNPAGTKMTRALAYGSSQSGRFLRDFVRDGFNQDEAQRKVFDGVMAHTAGVGGVFLNEEFGQPNRTSTQHEDHTFPEAAFPFSTARLTDPVTRRTGGLFRNDGFDPLWMETNTSTEYWQKGASLLTTDPLGTGDIELPSNARSYLVTGTQHNAGAYMTSTKGSCTNPRNPHNPIPLQRALFVALDEWVDGKAPPPSNVPRLADATLTLPAQLGFPAIPEVTVARLMNEIGVITDWTRPSIDMAKPYRPLVPQVDADGNELAGVKLPDIAVPLGTHTGWNLYRTPFPEGELCDRDGTYAPFARTRAERAARNDPRASIEERYGSHADYVKRYEAAVQKLVEQRYLLPEDAKRYVAKARSNEVAALFTPPVVGQRP
- a CDS encoding Mut7-C RNAse domain-containing protein, which translates into the protein MSAATFTFAPELDLFLPREQRGATIVHEYARAATMKQAIEALGVPHTEIGRITVNGSAATLDRTVREHDEVEVFTHAPGAAPFETPLAFVADAHLGGLGRMLRMLGFDTIYDNALNDPQIADIASIERRVVLTRDRELLKRRDVMRGAFVRALKPEKQLAEMAQRYPLAEHMKPFALCLHCNLPLQPADPSAVAAKVPERIQAQYRQFMHCPGCDRIYWEGSHWDRMRSVLAQALGIDAVA